Genomic segment of Populus nigra chromosome 14, ddPopNigr1.1, whole genome shotgun sequence:
ACGGTTCATGAGTGAATCAGCCTACAAATTCACTGCTTTCAACGGCGGTCCTCGACTATGCTTAGGGAAAGATTTTGCTTACTATCAGATGAGATTTGCTGTGGCGTCAATCTTGTATCGTTACCATGTGAAGGTAGTGAAAGATCATCCTGTGGTGCCTAAGCTTGCTCTGACAATGTACATGAAGCATGGGTTGAAGGTGAATCTAGTCAAGCGTGAGGAGTCTGCGCTGCAAAAATACCTTAATATCAAGTAGTTATGATCCGTTTCTCCATTGCTtatgaataaatatattattcgtatttgcaaaaaaaaaattatggcttGTTGAGATAAGAGAGAGAGTAGAGGGGGAGTTACAGATATGTTCATTAAGATTATCATTGAGCTGAAGAACTATATTGTGGTGTGTTATGGTTGATGCTATgctttcaaataattaattacgaATTAATTGATTTGTGATTTCTTGTTCCGGTTTATGAACACCACCCTAGCTTGAATTCTCAACCCACCACACTGTAGGCTGTCTTAAAGGAATAGCCCCAGATTCCGGGGATAGCACCAAGAAAAGCATCTAAGAAGTCATGAGAGTCAATTACACTATACAGAAGAACCACAAGCATTtatctttcaaaagaaaaaaaaaatcattctgcATAACTTGTTCTGAATCTGGATGAACTTAAATATATCATTACCTCCATTGCTGAAATAAAGTTTGTGGCATACATATTAGCTCTTGCCAAGGGCTCATTCACTTGGAATTCAATAACATCTTTCTTTGTTCAATAACATCATTTAATATCGAAAACAATTACCTTTTATCAAGCCCGTCCATCCCATTCTTCATAGAACTCTTTCAAAAATTCCTCCATGAACTTGTGTCTTCTCTCAGCCCTCCTCTGCCCAGCCTGTAAAGTGTATCGATATCAGACGGTCAAGTTTGATAAATTACCGAATAGGTGATTCATAGAGGCTTGACATTTATTATGTGTCGTTCAACAATTAGCAAAGGTCATGCTAGCAGAAGAAATGATGAATAACCATGAAAGCTAGTTCAATATGAAACCTGACAGTCAATGTGTACCTTTGTTTTCATCAAATCCTTCAGCTTGAGAAGTTTTTCATGGAAGTGGTTCACAGTTGTCTGCTCTTCTTTCTTCATATACTGTTCCTTCAACAAATCTGAGCGTGGGTGAATAGCAGGGTCATGAAGCACCCTGTTCCTACTTCCACCAAAAGTAAAGCATCGGGCGATTCCtataatcaaattataatttggtGAATGTGTGACAGTTACAACTTCACAATAATGCAGACACCTGGCTTATTGGAAAAAATTCAGCCAATATATAAGCAAGCAAATAAATATGCAAATTCAAAATGActaaaaatacaagaaactAAATGAAAATGTATAGACCCAAGACCCTGTTTGATACAAGTAAATAGTGAAAGGTGAATAGAAATTACCAACTGCACCGATTGCATCAAGCCGATCAGCATCCTGCACAACCCTGAATTCTGGAGAAAATTCACCATTTGCATGCCCTGCAAGTTCCTCCTTAAAACCTGAAAATAGGAAAGCAACTGCACTAATTACTTTCAACATTCACTAATATAAGATCCCACTTTAACAGGCAATAGAATCAATAGACTGAGAAgtatgaaatcaataaaaacctTTCACGCTTGCAATCGACATCATAAATGTGTAGTCCATTTAGAGGTGTTTGGGATTAAAATAGTTTGTTAATTATGCTATTGTAGTCTTTAAAgctaacataaattataatgtCAACATAGACTGAGAGGAACcacaattaaaaattcatatagATTTTCAGTACAACAGAAGCTATATGAATACTGCACAACATATGGaagcaaaatttgaaaaatctgtAACTAAGTCAAAGGATCAATAGATAAGTAAGTAGAAGGCATGATTAAGAAATATACAAATTCGATATCTAACAACACCAATAATGagtttcaaaatcaattaactttgtgttacataataaattaatcaaagaaGTAATTTAAGTCAAAAggtaaaaaagatgaaataatgGGCTGGACTAGATAAATGTTTCCATGTTAAACAAAGTCTAggccaaataaaaacaaagatagaCTTGGTTATGGGCTGAACCAAGTGGATCATGAAGTTTGGACAAATAAATGGAAGGATATAGAAAAAATGCAAtccaaacttgaaaaaacaactGCAAGTGAAGTTATGCGGTTTCAGTCGTTCATTCTCAAAACAAGGAGAAATAGAAGTGGATAGTTACTGGaagttattttgaattttcctgTTTAAATAAGGATGCAAAGCACTTCAAAAGAATTCAACAAATCAACAATAGTTGCTACGCAATTCAACTAAGTTTTCAGGATCTTCAAAACCTGTTTATCAGTAGGCTTGTAATCACGTGGGCAATAATCAATAGGCATGTAATTTATAGGCAAATAGCTTGTACACTAATAGTTTATAAGTGATAATTAGTAGGCTTACAATTTCCATTGTAATCCAGTAGGCTTGCAATTttcattaccaaaaaaaaacagaaaataccaaatatatatatattcatgtcaAGGAATTCCAATGCGTGTTTGTaatcaattgaaaaatcatCTAATGAATGTAAATTCCTTAATCTTAAGTTGTAAAGTTATATTATACATTCAAAGCATTAGATGATTTGATTACtccacatattttaattttcttttgcatATTAAAATACCATAACAATTTGAATACATTGTTACAAGTTTGGAACTATAAGTCTAGAGTTCTAAGAATAGTGTTTGGAGTTCAGAtcattaacattaaatttaatgtttgacTTTGAAATTCAAAGTCCTCTTAGTTGAGACAATCACAAAAGAATCTGAAACACTTTGTGACAAAAATCAAACAGTCATTTAAGCTTACAATAATCAGCTTTgaaatatcaaataatcatcTTGAATTATACTTTTAAAGAATTTAGCTGCAAATGATTAGTTATCTGACTGAATTTTACTACTGCTAAGAAGAATATGAGCATAAAATGAACTCAAACAAGAACACTGCTTCAGAACCATGATAATAGCTATCAAACTTACCCATCCCCTTAATGATTGCCAggatcttcatcttttttactTCATCTACTCCCTCTTCCTCCAGAAAATTCTCAACAATTTTCTCCTCAGATGGATCTCTACATGGCCAAATAGAAGCTTAAACCATCAGGGaatcaaaaaacaataagaaacgGTAACTTGAAGagcaaaaagaatataaaaagtgTTTTCAGAAAACAATATTGAAAGAGACAGGATTGAGTCGAAGTCAAACCACTATTAAATAGTCACTAAGTTCGACAGTTCTTGGACATAGATATGGGTTGCACTCTGAACTAATATCAACAAACAGAGTTGTGTGCAGGTGATATGGCTATATATGTGGCAAGAAAATAAGTCATGTCTATATAAGCACCTATGTGACGCAGCTATATATAGGTCAGTAGAGAATGAATAGAATTGAGAGTGGGTTCATTTTGTGTAAACCCAAAAATGGCATCATAAGTCAATAGaacaaaacataaagaacatgaCACATCTGAGCATTACTTCATCAGGAATAGCTACACTACTGTGATGAAgatctaattattttaaaggcATAAAAGcataacacaaatattttgGCACCATATTGAACGGAAGGCAACAGAATCCAGGAGAATTACGAACCTTAAGTATTTGTAGTCACCTGCAGTAAGtggcaaaaaacaaaatgattaattgtttcaaaaccatgttcAAAATTCACATTTACATTATTTTGAACTTATTGGAAGCCAGATGATTTGCAAGTCTGAAAGTAGAAGTTGGAATGAGGATGACCTATATCATGAAGAAGTGCAGCAAGCTCTACCTGCCATAGAAGACAAAATTTAAATAGAATCACAGAGATCAGGGGAAAAAAATAGTGGGAACAGTAAGTGCCCAATCTATTCAACTAACAAAACCAGTGAAAGTCCGATAATGAAAAGCTTTTAAACTATTTTCAATGTCCAGAAGACAAATTAACAGAAATCTACTCCTGACTACTTGCAACTGCTCAAGACATCTAACCCAAACTTGAGACATCTTTAAATGTCCCCGTCTCTAGATAAATGATTTTCCATTGTGTCATAGATAGCAATTAAAATTACGAAAGTGTATTCAGAAATGGGATTATCAAAGGAAAGGAATCAAGAACTAAAATAATGACACTGGATCAAATTACATTCTTTTTAACAGAACTCTTAGTTtctca
This window contains:
- the LOC133672505 gene encoding uncharacterized protein LOC133672505; the protein is MASIVTTVKNAEKLVERTMKGNDASHDAAHVWRVRDLALSLAQEEGLSSDSMEIVELAALLHDIGDYKYLRDPSEEKIVENFLEEEGVDEVKKMKILAIIKGMGFKEELAGHANGEFSPEFRVVQDADRLDAIGAVGIARCFTFGGSRNRVLHDPAIHPRSDLLKEQYMKKEEQTTVNHFHEKLLKLKDLMKTKAGQRRAERRHKFMEEFLKEFYEEWDGRA